From the Octopus bimaculoides isolate UCB-OBI-ISO-001 unplaced genomic scaffold, ASM119413v2 Scaffold_88238, whole genome shotgun sequence genome, one window contains:
- the LOC106878706 gene encoding keratin, type I cytoskeletal 9 — protein sequence MVLPVMLMVVGTVVIKVVEVVAVLIALGCGDIGIGGCVGVSGVHGGGSTSGGGTGDNCVGASINGIGRGFNVSGIECSGGCCASGGDSFGRYSNGTCSDGYGSCTGGIEGSDTGIDCCITGINTCNGSSIGVSYGGISDSGDNGRCGVGITGLVCGGCCVS from the coding sequence ATGGTGTTGCCGGTGATGTTAATGGTTGTGGGGACAGTGGTGATAAAAGTAGTGGAAGTAGTTGCAGTGTTGATTGCCCTAGGTTGTGGTGATATTGGTATTGGTGGTTGTGTTGGCGTTTCTGGGGTCCACGGGGGTGGAAGTACTTCGGGGGGGGGTACTGGAGATAATTGTGTTGGTGCTAGTATTAATGGTATTGGTAGAGGTTTTAATGTTAGTGGTATTGAATGTAGTGGCGGTTGTTGTGCTAGCGGCGGTGATAGTTTTGGTAGGTATAGTAATGGTACATGCAGTGATGGTTACGGTAGTTGTACTGGTGGTATTGAAGGCTCTGATACTGGTATTGATTGTTGTATTACTGGTATTAACACATGTAACGGTAGTAGTATTGGTGTTTCTTATGGTGGCATTAGTGATTCTGGTGACAATGGTCGTTGTGGTGTTGGCATTACAGGTTTAGTCTGTGGCGGTTGTTGTGTTTCGAA